A region from the Malus domestica chromosome 07, GDT2T_hap1 genome encodes:
- the LOC103422406 gene encoding scarecrow-like protein 3, translating to MAQEDGSPVTSSPLQFFPWLSPGMGSPYSPWLRELKSEERGLCLIQLLYACASHVTSGSIEKSNFWLDQISQLASPDGDSMQRIAAYFTEALADRMLKGWPGLHKALHSTKISSVSEEIIVQRLFFDLCPFLKVAYVVTNQAIVEAMEGEKMVHIIDLHSCEPAQWINLIQTLNARPEGPPHLRITGINEQKEVLDQMFLQLTEEAGNLNIPFQFNAIVSKLENLDIESLRVKTGEALAICSVLQLHSFLASDDDHRRKSPLASKNLQKVLHMNKLTLGEWLEKDPISAYNLSPDTAWSPLSGASPTGSFLTSLWGLSPKLMVITEQEANHNGHTLMDRIMEALYFYGALFDCLESTVSRAPMERQKVEKMLFGEEIKNIIACEGTERRERHEKLEKWVLRLELAGFGKVPLSYNGMLQARGLLRGYEGYKIKEENGCVFICWHDRPLFTISGWRSRR from the coding sequence ATGGCGCAAGAGGACGGGTCACCAGTAACTTCATCACCCCTGCAGTTCTTTCCCTGGCTATCTCCTGGGATGGGATCTCCATACTCACCATGGCTCCGGGAGCTAAAATCTGAGGAGAGAGGTTTATGTCTGATCCAGCTTCTTTACGCATGTGCTAGCCATGTCACTTCTGGTAGCATTGAGAAATCAAATTTTTGGCTTGACCAGATTTCTCAGCTCGCCTCTCCTGATGGCGATTCAATGCAGAGAATAGCTGCTTATTTCACTGAGGCACTTGCTGACCGGATGCTTAAAGGTTGGCCCGGTCTGCATAAAGCGCTTCATTCAACGAAAATATCATCAGTCTCAGAAGAAATTATTGTTCAAAGGCTGTTCTTTGATCTCTGTCCTTTCCTAAAGGTTGCGTATGTGGTCACAAATCAGGCCATAGTGGAAGCCATGGAAGGGGAGAAGATGGTTCATATTATCGATCTTCATTCATGTGAGCCCGCTCAGTGGATTAATTTGATTCAAACATTGAATGCGCGACCTGAAGGCCCTCCCCATTTGAGAATTACGGGCATTAATGAACAAAAAGAAGTATTAGACCAAATGTTCCTTCAGCTGACAGAAGAAGCCGGAAATCTGAACATCCCATTTCAGTTCAATGCTATAGTAAGCAAGTTAGAGAACCTTGATATCGAAAGTTTGCGTGTCAAGACTGGAGAGGCTCTTGCAATCTGCTCCGTTCTGCAGCTACATTCGTTCTTGGCAAGTGATGATGATCATAGGAGGAAATCACCATTAGCATCTAAGAACCTGCAGAAAGTCTTGCATATGAATAAACTCACTTTGGGAGAGTGGCTGGAGAAAGATCCAATCAGTGCATATAACCTGAGCCCCGATACTGCTTGGTCCCCGCTATCAGGTGCTTCACCAACGGGGAGTTTTTTAACTTCTCTTTGGGGCCTTTCGCCAAAACTAATGGTAATAACCGAGCAAGAGGCAAACCACAATGGCCATACATTGATGGACAGGATCATGGAAGCATTGTACTTCTATGGAGCACTTTTTGATTGCTTAGAGTCTACAGTATCAAGAGCACCAATGGAGCGACAAAAGGTTGAGAAGATGCTTTTCGGAGAGGAAATAAAAAACATCATAGCATGTGAAGGAACTGAGCGCAGGGAGAGGCATGAGAAGCTTGAGAAGTGGGTTCTAAGACTTGAGTTGGCAGGGTTTGGCAAGGTGCCTTTGAGCTACAATGGAATGTTGCAGGCTAGGGGGCTCTTGCGTGGCTATGAAGGGTATAAGATTAAAGAAGAGAATGgatgtgtgtttatttgctggCATGACAGACCTCTTTTTACGATTTCAGGCTG